A genomic window from Planctomycetia bacterium includes:
- a CDS encoding metallophosphoesterase, which translates to MNDPYVLLVLGSIPGHISWLLWLGNNIHAQAWPRRLIKALGFVINSCLAAGSVAAVLWIVARGLDLSPTLATPGNSLAHVTALLGRWNVPLPFELRIYVDLCAINVFFGFLPWLLRRIQRTDPDVLLSDDTVVHDLRPALVPPTTHSLYGRLMSTLPLNEVLQLAVQTKRIAPPRLPAQLAGLKIAHLTDVHLTGIIDRRYYERAIDLVNEAEPDLVLLTGDLLETESCWDWIPTTLGKLRARHGVYFIFGNHDIRVDHEETRRRLIAAGLIDVGIRRTTVSIRGIDVVLAGTAMPWLKPAAPMDDCPPRNNGREFRILLSHSPDQLPWARLHGFDLMVAGHVHGGQIQFPPLGPILAPSSYGTRYASGTFHEPPTILHVGRGLSSKLPLRLFCKPEATILVLERPVSRTSQ; encoded by the coding sequence ATGAACGATCCCTACGTGCTCCTGGTGCTCGGTTCGATACCGGGACACATCAGTTGGCTTCTCTGGCTCGGCAACAATATCCATGCCCAAGCCTGGCCGCGAAGGCTGATCAAAGCTCTCGGCTTCGTGATCAACTCTTGCCTTGCGGCGGGAAGCGTCGCTGCGGTGCTATGGATCGTCGCCCGCGGTTTAGATTTATCTCCGACTCTTGCCACGCCGGGTAATTCGCTCGCGCACGTGACGGCGCTACTCGGACGCTGGAACGTGCCGCTTCCGTTTGAGCTGCGCATCTACGTCGACCTGTGCGCGATCAACGTCTTTTTCGGTTTCTTGCCGTGGCTCTTGCGCCGAATTCAGCGCACCGACCCGGACGTGCTCTTATCCGACGACACGGTCGTACACGACCTGCGCCCCGCGCTCGTTCCTCCGACGACGCACAGCCTCTATGGTCGGCTCATGTCCACGCTGCCGCTCAACGAGGTGCTGCAACTCGCCGTGCAGACGAAACGGATCGCGCCTCCGCGCCTTCCCGCTCAGCTGGCCGGCTTGAAGATCGCGCATCTCACCGATGTGCATCTGACCGGTATCATCGACCGCCGCTACTACGAACGAGCGATCGACTTGGTCAACGAAGCCGAGCCCGACTTAGTGCTCCTCACCGGCGACCTACTGGAGACCGAGTCTTGCTGGGACTGGATCCCGACGACGCTCGGCAAGCTCCGCGCGCGTCATGGCGTCTATTTCATTTTCGGCAATCACGATATTCGAGTCGATCACGAAGAGACGCGCCGTCGGCTCATCGCCGCCGGGCTCATCGACGTCGGAATCCGCCGCACGACCGTTTCCATTCGCGGGATCGATGTCGTCCTCGCAGGGACGGCCATGCCGTGGCTCAAGCCGGCCGCTCCGATGGACGACTGCCCGCCGCGCAACAACGGCCGCGAGTTTCGCATCCTCCTCTCGCACTCCCCCGATCAACTCCCTTGGGCTCGGCTTCATGGGTTCGATCTCATGGTCGCCGGCCATGTACACGGCGGGCAGATCCAGTTTCCGCCGCTAGGCCCGATCTTGGCTCCCAGCAGCTACGGCACGCGCTACGCATCGGGCACGTTCCACGAACCGCCGACGATCCTGCACGTCGGCCGGGGCCTATCCAGCAAACTTCCGCTCCGGCTTTTCTGCAAACCGGAGGCGACGATTCTCGTGCTGGAAAGGCCCGTGAGCCGGACTTCGCAATAG
- a CDS encoding thioredoxin family protein, which yields MSRLRFVFVFAIVFCFVGASLNEVARAGAYNPVLNVGDKSPEWKDLPGIDGKKHSLADLKDQDVVVVCFTCNSCDVATDYEDRIVALAKKYSDAKAKVAIVAVNVNKIPADDLASMKKRAEAKKFPFVYLYDDTQKIAKDFGATFTPEFFVLDKNRKIAYMGGLDDHSSATLVKNRYLETALDSVLKGEKPKTAETVAIGCMIRYERERRKKK from the coding sequence ATGTCGCGTCTTCGTTTCGTCTTCGTGTTCGCGATCGTCTTCTGCTTTGTAGGCGCCTCGTTGAATGAGGTCGCACGCGCCGGTGCGTATAATCCCGTGCTCAACGTCGGCGATAAGTCGCCGGAGTGGAAAGACCTGCCGGGCATCGACGGCAAGAAGCATTCGCTGGCCGATCTGAAAGACCAGGACGTCGTCGTCGTCTGCTTCACGTGCAACAGCTGCGACGTGGCAACGGACTACGAGGACCGAATCGTGGCCTTGGCAAAGAAGTATTCCGATGCGAAAGCGAAGGTCGCGATCGTGGCGGTGAACGTGAATAAGATTCCCGCCGACGACCTCGCTTCGATGAAGAAGCGGGCCGAAGCGAAGAAATTCCCATTCGTTTATCTCTACGACGACACGCAGAAGATCGCCAAGGATTTCGGCGCGACCTTCACGCCCGAGTTCTTCGTGCTCGATAAGAATCGCAAGATCGCCTATATGGGCGGGCTCGACGATCACAGCAGCGCCACGCTCGTCAAAAACCGCTACTTGGAAACGGCGCTCGACTCCGTCCTCAAAGGCGAGAAGCCCAAGACGGCCGAGACCGTTGCGATCGGCTGCATGATTCGCTACGAACGGGAACGGCGGAAGAAGAAGTAA